The Ancylobacter sp. SL191 nucleotide sequence CACGCGCTGCAACCGCGCGGCGAGGATCGCCCCGGCCATCGCCGCCACCTCGCGCCCGCCGAGCTTGCGCAGCACTTCCAGCGGGTCGTCGAGATGGCCCTTGGCACGGGCCACCGCCGCCTCGACGGCGGCGATCTTGCGGGAGAGCGTCTCGCCGGTCGAGCCGGTGCCGGGGCCGACCCAGTCGGCGGCAGTGCCACCATAGAGCCCGTGGAAGATGGCGGCGGCGATGGTGGTGTTGCCGATGCCCATCTCGCCGAGGCACAGAAGGTCCGGCTCGCCCGCCAGCGCCTCCATGCCGAACGCCATGGTCGCCGCGCATTCGGCCTCGGTCAGCGCGTCCTGTTCCACGATGTCCGGCGTGGGCAGATCGAGCGCGAGGTCGAACACCCGCAGCCCGGCGCCGAACACGCCGCAGATCTGGTTCACCGCCGCCTTTCCATTGGTGAAGGTGGCGACCATCTGCTTGGTCACCTCCGACGGGTAGGGCGAGACCCCGCGCGCGGCGACGCCATGGGTGGCGGCGAAGACGGCGACGGTCGGCCGGTTCACCGCCGGAATCTCCCGTCCCTGCCAGCCGGCGATGTGGATGGCGATCTCCTCCAGCCGGCCGAGCGCGCCCGGCGGCTTCACCAATTGCCCCTGCCGGGCGGTGGCGGCCTGCCGCGCCGCCTCATCCGGGCCCGGCATCTGGGCGATCAGGTTGCGGATGTCGTCGAAAGGCAGGCCGGTGGCGGAGCGCAGCATGAAAGCCTCGTGCAAGAAAGCCGCGAAGGACGGGATGGTTGTCGCATCGCGCGCTGCGGCGGGGTAGACCCTGCCTCATGTACGCGCAACCCCCCCATGCGGCCCAGTCCGCCGATGGCCCGCCCGCAGCGGGCACGCCGCCCGCCTTCGACGCGGCCTTTCGCGCGCGGCTGGGCGATCTGTTCGCCTGGCGGCGGGATGTGCGCCATTTTCTCACCCGCCCCCTGCCGGCGGGCCGGCTGGAGGCGTTGGTCGCGCAGGCCTGCGCGGCCCCTAGTGTCGGCCTCTGCCAGCCCTGGCGCTTCGTGCGGGTGGGTGATGCCGCCCGCCGCGCGGCGGTGCGCGCCTCCTTCACCCGCTGCAACGCGCAGGCGCTGGCGGCGCAGGCAGAGGAACGCGCCGGGCTCTATGCGCGGTTGAAGCTCGCCGGGCTGGATGACGCGCCCGAGCACCTCGCCGTCTTCATCGAGCCCGATCCCGCGACCGGCCATGGCCTCGGCCGCGCCACCATGCCGGAGACCGTCGCCTATTCCGCCGTGATGGCCATCCACACGCTCTGGCTGGCCGCAGCGGCGGAGGGCATCGGCGTCGGCTGGGTGTCGATCCTCAATCCCGCCGAGGTGACGGCGGCGCTGGAGGTGCCGGCGCACTGGCATCTCGTCGCCTATCTGTGCATAGGCTATCCCGCCGCCCCCGCCGACACGCCCGAGCTGGAGCGCGCCGGCTGGGAACGGCGCCGTCCCCCGGCCGATCTCATGGTCGCGCGTTGAGCGGAGCCGCCATGTCTCGCCTGAAGGCTGCCTCGGAAGCGACCGGGGAAATGCTGCGCGCCCTGCCGGCGGCGCTGCGCTTCCTGTCCCGCCTGCCGGTGCCGCGCCTGCCCTTCGAGCCGGCGCAGGACGGCCCGCCCGACCTCGACCGGCTGGCCCCGGCCTTCCCGCTCGCCGGTGCACTCATCGGCCTGACTGGCGCTCTCACTGCACTGACTTTTGCACTCATCGGCCTGCCCTCACTGGTCGTCGCGACCCTCGCCGTGATGGTGCTCGTCATCGTCGCCGGCGGGCTGCATGAGGACGGGCTGGCCGATGTCGCCGACGGCCTCGGCGGTATGACGGTAGCGCGCCGGCTGGAGATCATGCGCGACAGCCGGCTCGGCAGCTTCGGCGTGCTGGCGCTGATCCTTGCCGTGACGCTGCGCGTCTTCACGCTGCAAGCCCTTCTGGACATTGATCTTTTCGCGACCTCGGCGGCGCTGCTGGCGGCCGGCGCAGTGGGGCGCCTCGCCCCGGTGCTCATGCTCGCCGCCCTGCCCCCGGCCCGGCCGGAAGGTCTCGGCCATGGCGCGGGGCGCCCCTCCGTCCCGGCGCGGTGGAAAGCGGGCGGCCTCGCGCTCGTGATCGCCGCCCTCACGGTTATCCCCGGCTTTGGCACGGGCGCGCTGGCAGGCGGCCTTGTCCTTGGTTTTCTTGGCTTTTCCGCCCTCGCCCGCCTTGCCCGCGCCCAATTCGGCGGCCAGACCGGGGATGTCGCCGGCGCGGCGGCCCTCCTGGTCGAGATTGCCTTCCTGCTGGGTCTGCTTATCTTCGCGCGGCATCCTTGAGCGTTCCGAATCCGATGCCCGCACCCGTCTCGACACCCTGCGTCTCGATCTGCACGCTCGACGCCAGCCGGCAACATTGTACCGGCTGCGGCCGCACGCTTCATGAGATCGGCGCCTGGAGCACGATGAGCGAGACCGAGCGCCGCGCCGTCATGGCCCGCCTCAACCGGGAGGCGGGGCAATGAACCATGACCGCCTGATGTGGATCATCCTCATCGGCCTCGCCGCCGGTGTCGGGCTGATGGTGTGGGCCTCCCAGCACGGCCCGGTGGCCGGGCTCGATGTGGATTCGCTCGCTTATGCCGTGGGTTACACGGCCTTCGGGCTCATCATCGCCGCCAGCCTGCTCGCCACTTTTTCCGGCCGGCTGGGCGAGGCGCTGCGTGCGGCGGCGCTCTGGCTGGTGATTTTCTGCGTGCTCGGCGTCGGCTATACCTACCGTTTCGAGCTGCACGCCGTCGCCTATCGCGTGCTGGCGGAGCTGGCGCCGGGCTATGCCGTGCCGCTCGCCCATGACGGAGGGCCGTCGGTCGAGGTCGCCCGCGCCCGCGACGGCGACTTCAATGTACGCGTGGAGATCAACGGTACAAAAATACCCATGCTCGTTGACACCGGCGCCTCAAGCGTCGTGCTGACGCCGGAGGACGCCGTGGCCGCCGGCCTGCCCATCGAGTTCATCCGCTACGACATCCCCATCGACACCGCCAATGGCCGCGGCCGCGCCGCCGCCGTAGTGCTCGACCGGGTAGAGATCGCCGGCTCCATCGCCGAACGCGACGTCCCCGCCCTCATCGCGAGCCCCGGCACGCTGAAGCACAGCCTGCTCGGCATGAGCTTCCTCTCGCGCCTCGCCAGTTTCGAGATCCGCGGCGAGAAGCTGGTGATGCGCGCTAAGGTCGCGCAATAGCTTCAGAATCCGGCGAGAGCGATCACGAATCGCAGGCCGACAAGCAGCAGATAGAGCCCGAAGCCGACCTCAAGCTGGCGCTTGGTGAAGGCGTGCGCCAGCCGCGCGCCGAGCGGCGCCGCCAGCGTCGCCACGCCGCCGACCAGCACGAGGCCGGGCAGCGAGACATAACCGATGGAGAGCGGCGGCAAGTTCGGCAGGTGCGGAATTCCGCTGATGACATAGCCGATGGTGCCGGGCACCGCGATCAGCGCGCCGAGCCCCGCCGAGGTCGCGATCGCCGTGTGGATCGGCACGCGGTAGAGCGTGAGCACCACCGTGGCGATTCCGCCGCCGCTGATACCGATCAGCGGTGAGGCGAGGCCGATGCCGAAGGCATAGGCGGACATGGCGAGCCGCCCCGGCAGCTTGTCCGCCAGAACCCAACTCTCCCGCCCGAACAACAGCTTACCGGACATCAGCACCGCGAAGGCGACGAAGGCGATCTTCAGCACAACGTCATCAGACACCGCCGCCAGTGCCGTACCGGCGATAACGCCGACGACCAGCGGCGCGGCCCAGATCTTCAGCACCGAATTGTCGATCTTGGTGCGGGCGCGGTGGGCGAAATAGGAGCGCAGCGCCGTCGGCACGATGATGGCGAGCGCCGTGCCAACCGACAGATGCATCCGCTCGGAATCGGAAACGCCAACGGCGCCAAAGACTTCGTAGAGCACGGGGACGATGATCGCGCCGCCGCCAATGCCGAACAGCCCGGCGAGGATGCCGGTGGCAAAGCCCGCCGCCAGCAACGCGCCGGCGAGCCACATCAGATGATCGACCGGAATGGAAGCGAGCATCAGGCCACCAGCGCCGTACGCGCATCACGCCGCGCCTCGGCCCGGCGCACCTCGTCCAGCGCCGCGCGCAGCACCGGCAGTCCCGCCTCGGGCTTCACGCCCTCGGTCGCTAGGTGCCGGCGATAGGCCCGCGCCCCCGGCCGGCCGGTGAACAGGCCGAGCATGTGGCGGGTAATATCATGCAGTCGCCCGCCCCCCTCCAGATGGCCGGCGACATAGGGCTCGAACGCCTCCACCGCCGCAAAGCCATCCGCATG carries:
- a CDS encoding retropepsin-like aspartic protease family protein, which translates into the protein MNHDRLMWIILIGLAAGVGLMVWASQHGPVAGLDVDSLAYAVGYTAFGLIIAASLLATFSGRLGEALRAAALWLVIFCVLGVGYTYRFELHAVAYRVLAELAPGYAVPLAHDGGPSVEVARARDGDFNVRVEINGTKIPMLVDTGASSVVLTPEDAVAAGLPIEFIRYDIPIDTANGRGRAAAVVLDRVEIAGSIAERDVPALIASPGTLKHSLLGMSFLSRLASFEIRGEKLVMRAKVAQ
- the cobT gene encoding nicotinate-nucleotide--dimethylbenzimidazole phosphoribosyltransferase; its protein translation is MLRSATGLPFDDIRNLIAQMPGPDEAARQAATARQGQLVKPPGALGRLEEIAIHIAGWQGREIPAVNRPTVAVFAATHGVAARGVSPYPSEVTKQMVATFTNGKAAVNQICGVFGAGLRVFDLALDLPTPDIVEQDALTEAECAATMAFGMEALAGEPDLLCLGEMGIGNTTIAAAIFHGLYGGTAADWVGPGTGSTGETLSRKIAAVEAAVARAKGHLDDPLEVLRKLGGREVAAMAGAILAARLQRVPVVLDGYVVTAAAAVLKALDPRALDHCLAGHVSAEPAHRAVLERLGLRPILDLGMRLGEGSGAALAVGVIKSALACHGGMATFAEAGVAEG
- the cobS gene encoding adenosylcobinamide-GDP ribazoletransferase, with amino-acid sequence MSRLKAASEATGEMLRALPAALRFLSRLPVPRLPFEPAQDGPPDLDRLAPAFPLAGALIGLTGALTALTFALIGLPSLVVATLAVMVLVIVAGGLHEDGLADVADGLGGMTVARRLEIMRDSRLGSFGVLALILAVTLRVFTLQALLDIDLFATSAALLAAGAVGRLAPVLMLAALPPARPEGLGHGAGRPSVPARWKAGGLALVIAALTVIPGFGTGALAGGLVLGFLGFSALARLARAQFGGQTGDVAGAAALLVEIAFLLGLLIFARHP
- the bluB gene encoding 5,6-dimethylbenzimidazole synthase, yielding MYAQPPHAAQSADGPPAAGTPPAFDAAFRARLGDLFAWRRDVRHFLTRPLPAGRLEALVAQACAAPSVGLCQPWRFVRVGDAARRAAVRASFTRCNAQALAAQAEERAGLYARLKLAGLDDAPEHLAVFIEPDPATGHGLGRATMPETVAYSAVMAIHTLWLAAAAEGIGVGWVSILNPAEVTAALEVPAHWHLVAYLCIGYPAAPADTPELERAGWERRRPPADLMVAR
- a CDS encoding sulfite exporter TauE/SafE family protein; the protein is MLASIPVDHLMWLAGALLAAGFATGILAGLFGIGGGAIIVPVLYEVFGAVGVSDSERMHLSVGTALAIIVPTALRSYFAHRARTKIDNSVLKIWAAPLVVGVIAGTALAAVSDDVVLKIAFVAFAVLMSGKLLFGRESWVLADKLPGRLAMSAYAFGIGLASPLIGISGGGIATVVLTLYRVPIHTAIATSAGLGALIAVPGTIGYVISGIPHLPNLPPLSIGYVSLPGLVLVGGVATLAAPLGARLAHAFTKRQLEVGFGLYLLLVGLRFVIALAGF
- a CDS encoding DUF1289 domain-containing protein; translated protein: MPAPVSTPCVSICTLDASRQHCTGCGRTLHEIGAWSTMSETERRAVMARLNREAGQ